One Helianthus annuus cultivar XRQ/B chromosome 7, HanXRQr2.0-SUNRISE, whole genome shotgun sequence genomic region harbors:
- the LOC110944140 gene encoding agamous-like MADS-box protein AGL61, with translation MAKKPSLGRQKIKIAKIQIKNHLQVTFSKRRSGLFKKASELCTLCGVEIAIVVFSPAGKVFSFGHPKVELIADRFLARNPNLNSTSLHLVESHRLASIPELNMQLMYMLNELETEKKRSEALDEMRKDGRSQFWWEAPIEDLNVHELEQLKDSMEELKKTIGIQANKLFAESSDSISIFGTNNNINGGVDHYEMIKPGSIISSSSGASHVQSYGYVHGMM, from the coding sequence ATGGCTAAAAAACCAAGCTTGGGTCGCCAAAAGATCAAAATCGCGAAAATTCAGATAAAAAACCATCTACAAGTAACTTTCTCTAAGAGGCGATCCGGGCTGTTTAAGAAAGCTAGCGAGCTTTGCACGTTGTGCGGTGTTGAAATCGCGATTGTGGTATTCTCTCCAGCAGGGAAAGTTTTTTCCTTTGGTCATCCTAAAGTCGAGTTGATTGCTGATCGATTTTTAGCGCGAAACCCTAATCTTAACTCAACAAGTCTACATCTTGTGGAGTCACATAGGTTAGCTAGCATTCCTGAATTAAACATGCAGCTTATGTACATGCTAAATGAGTTAGAAACCGAGAAGAAAAGAAGCGAGGCGCTAGACGAAATGCGAAAGGATGGGCGGAGCCAGTTTTGGTGGGAAGCACCAATAGAGGACTTGAATGTGCATGAGCTTGAACAACTTAAGGATTCAATGGAGGAACTCAAGAAGACAATTGGTATACAAGCTAataagctttttgcagaaagttcTGATTCTATTTCGATTTTCGgtactaataataatattaatggTGGTGTTGATCACTATGAGATGATCAAGCCTGGTTCTATTATTTCATCATCTTCCGGTGCTTCTCATGTTCAAAGTTATGGATATGTCCATGGTATGATGTGA